A stretch of the Candidatus Zixiibacteriota bacterium genome encodes the following:
- a CDS encoding MFS transporter, producing the protein MNFTAAAAAEQKALALRFIVLIGLVSLFADMTYEGARSITGPYLAVLGASGTAVGTVAGFGELIGYGLRLVSGYISDRTGRYWTVTLAGYVVNMVAVPLLALAGSWQAAAFLMIAERAGKAIRTPPRDAMLSHASQSLGRGWVFGLHEALDQVGATLGPLIVTAVLYFNGTYRTGFAVLLAPALLALSALLATRLLYPRPKDLELILPGLEAKGYPRRFWLYVVAASLIGAGYVDFPLIAYHFEKSTMVPDEWIPVLYAVAMGVDAAGAVVLGRLFDRRGVSVLIFATALAALFAPLVFLLGGLFTLVGMALWGLGMGAQESIMRAVVAELIPGDRRASAYGIFNAAFGLFWFAGSLVAGILYDVSLHALVAASMALQLISVPVLLAVRTKAP; encoded by the coding sequence ATGAACTTCACAGCCGCTGCAGCCGCCGAGCAAAAAGCGCTCGCCTTGAGATTTATCGTGCTGATCGGCCTCGTGAGCCTGTTCGCCGACATGACCTATGAGGGGGCGAGAAGCATTACCGGGCCGTATCTCGCGGTGCTGGGCGCCAGCGGAACCGCGGTGGGCACGGTGGCAGGCTTCGGCGAGCTGATCGGTTACGGCTTACGTCTGGTCTCCGGCTATATCAGCGACCGAACCGGGCGATATTGGACGGTGACGCTGGCCGGCTACGTCGTCAATATGGTCGCCGTGCCCCTTCTGGCGCTGGCGGGAAGCTGGCAAGCAGCCGCATTCTTGATGATCGCCGAACGAGCCGGAAAAGCCATCCGCACTCCTCCCCGCGACGCCATGCTCTCGCACGCGAGCCAAAGCCTGGGGCGCGGATGGGTTTTTGGCCTGCACGAAGCCCTCGACCAGGTCGGGGCAACGCTCGGTCCGCTGATCGTCACGGCCGTTCTCTATTTCAATGGCACTTACCGCACCGGTTTTGCGGTCCTGCTGGCGCCCGCGCTGCTGGCCCTGTCCGCGCTGCTCGCGACGCGGCTTCTTTATCCTCGACCCAAGGATCTGGAATTGATACTTCCCGGTCTCGAAGCCAAGGGTTATCCCCGACGATTCTGGCTGTACGTCGTCGCGGCCTCGCTGATCGGGGCCGGCTATGTCGATTTCCCCCTGATCGCCTATCATTTCGAAAAATCCACGATGGTTCCCGACGAGTGGATTCCCGTTCTTTACGCGGTGGCTATGGGAGTGGACGCCGCAGGAGCCGTCGTTCTCGGGCGCTTGTTCGACCGCCGGGGAGTGTCTGTCCTCATTTTTGCCACCGCGCTCGCGGCGCTCTTTGCCCCTCTGGTTTTCCTCCTCGGCGGTCTCTTCACCCTGGTCGGGATGGCCCTCTGGGGACTGGGTATGGGAGCACAGGAGTCGATCATGAGAGCCGTGGTGGCCGAGTTGATCCCCGGCGATAGACGCGCGTCCGCGTACGGAATCTTCAATGCGGCGTTCGGCCTCTTCTGGTTTGCGGGGAGTCTCGTCGCCGGGATCCTCTACGACGTCTCGCTCCACGCGCTGGTCGCGGCTTCGATGGCTCTGCAGCTGATCTCGGTGCCCGTGTTGCTGGCGGTGCGGACAAAGGCGCCGTGA
- a CDS encoding DUF6062 family protein, whose translation MEKPHAFVRLVEAFEKSECPVCFLVSRDSRAYLDHLLYESVLDVPTRMKLTESFGFCGWHARQIQSLPAICSPDVGFAIFAGDLLRKLDFAGQAAIRDYEGRRSWRSWRRKRRQSLLSLLKQRRCPVCDHVEQFESFHLKDLLDAIGDSEFLSLYRRSSGLCLPHFFILEETYSSHPNFPLLLRAQLAKAKEIQRTLEEFLRKQDYRFRDQLTPEETRSWKKAMDLLTGRPEVFANEMGHDLFQRSLVRPFRRRAGPVARFPVKLRGLRQLIGEVEASRQATLYLKRPLPPALFDALKEVASKRPGPVVEVVVEDLEDVEYLRQLHSAGFAVFYGIGLPAQTLIFLDERRGVALEEKQGGSGCSFRELKDPEGLRLKLLWHKFGIAVLLRGLVKETDSNSGLFCVAVSGRTEQWCRFRAPRTCRAPEVGSEVEIFGWEKWNTRVVEVLKMTRQAAE comes from the coding sequence ATGGAGAAACCCCACGCTTTCGTCAGGCTCGTCGAGGCGTTCGAGAAATCCGAATGCCCGGTTTGTTTCCTGGTGTCGAGGGACAGCCGCGCGTACCTGGATCATTTGCTCTACGAATCGGTGCTGGACGTTCCGACCCGGATGAAGCTGACGGAATCCTTCGGGTTCTGCGGCTGGCACGCCCGGCAGATCCAGTCCCTGCCCGCGATCTGCTCGCCCGACGTCGGTTTCGCGATTTTCGCCGGCGATCTGCTGCGGAAGCTCGACTTCGCGGGTCAGGCGGCGATTCGCGACTACGAGGGCCGCCGGAGCTGGAGGTCATGGCGCCGCAAGCGACGGCAGAGCCTTCTCTCGTTGCTCAAGCAGAGACGCTGTCCTGTTTGTGATCACGTCGAGCAGTTCGAGTCGTTCCACTTGAAAGATTTGCTGGACGCGATCGGCGACAGCGAGTTCCTGAGCCTCTATCGCCGATCGTCGGGCCTTTGCCTGCCGCACTTTTTCATTTTGGAGGAAACCTACTCGTCCCATCCCAATTTTCCGCTTCTGCTTCGCGCACAGCTCGCAAAGGCAAAAGAGATCCAGCGGACCCTGGAGGAATTTCTTCGCAAACAAGATTACCGGTTCCGCGACCAGCTCACTCCGGAAGAGACGAGATCCTGGAAAAAGGCGATGGACCTCCTCACCGGCAGGCCCGAAGTTTTCGCCAACGAAATGGGACATGATCTCTTCCAGCGCTCGCTCGTACGGCCCTTCCGCCGCCGGGCCGGTCCTGTCGCCCGCTTCCCGGTAAAGCTGCGCGGGCTTCGGCAGTTGATCGGTGAGGTCGAAGCTTCGAGACAGGCGACTCTCTACCTCAAAAGGCCCCTTCCGCCCGCGCTCTTCGATGCCTTGAAGGAAGTTGCAAGCAAACGTCCCGGCCCGGTCGTCGAGGTCGTCGTCGAAGATCTGGAAGATGTCGAATATCTGCGCCAGCTCCATTCGGCCGGCTTCGCTGTTTTTTACGGTATCGGCCTGCCCGCGCAGACGCTGATTTTTTTGGACGAGAGGCGGGGAGTGGCGCTGGAGGAAAAGCAGGGGGGTTCGGGATGCTCTTTCCGCGAGTTGAAGGATCCCGAGGGCCTCCGTCTGAAGCTCCTGTGGCACAAATTCGGGATCGCGGTTCTCCTTCGAGGGCTCGTCAAGGAAACGGATTCGAACAGCGGTCTGTTCTGCGTGGCGGTGAGCGGCCGGACAGAGCAATGGTGCCGTTTCAGAGCTCCCCGGACCTGCCGCGCGCCTGAGGTGGGATCGGAAGTCGAGATCTTCGGCTGGGAAAAATGGAACACTCGCGTGGTCGAAGTCCTGAAAATGACCCGCCAAGCGGCCGAGTAG
- a CDS encoding VIT1/CCC1 transporter family protein: protein MEPMSQEITEADLARYRRNYLVEMDGIALYRALARAEKDEKRAAIFAKMAAAEERHAQRWLRLIRAGGGEVPRYRPGVRVRLLGWMARRFGTQKVLPIISGLEARDEAGYLHQPEAAGLPAQERAHSRALREMARGLSGYEGIMGRERWHAVGRAGSMRAAVFGINDGLVSNFSLVMGFAGAEASPEYIVLAGVAGLLAGSFSMAAGEYVSVRAQRELFEQQIAMEKQELEMSPKEEEEELSLIYQAKGIPEKEAALMARRIIQNPETAVDTLAREELGLDPSELGSPWAAAASSFLAFVVGAAFPVLPYLFLSGFGAWVASTLLSCLALFGVGALVSIFTARGPLVSGMRTLAIGLLASAVTYSVGRLLGVSAVG, encoded by the coding sequence ATGGAGCCGATGAGCCAGGAGATCACCGAAGCCGACCTCGCGCGGTACCGGCGCAACTATCTCGTCGAGATGGACGGGATCGCGCTTTACCGCGCGCTCGCGCGCGCGGAGAAGGACGAAAAGCGGGCGGCGATCTTCGCGAAGATGGCGGCCGCCGAGGAGCGCCACGCGCAGCGCTGGTTGCGCTTGATCCGCGCGGGGGGCGGCGAGGTGCCGAGGTACCGGCCCGGAGTGCGCGTGCGGCTGCTCGGCTGGATGGCGAGGCGCTTCGGCACGCAAAAGGTCCTTCCCATCATCAGCGGCCTCGAAGCGCGCGACGAGGCCGGCTACCTGCACCAGCCCGAAGCGGCCGGCCTTCCGGCCCAGGAGCGGGCGCACAGCCGCGCGCTGCGCGAGATGGCGCGAGGCCTGTCGGGCTACGAAGGCATCATGGGGCGCGAGCGGTGGCACGCGGTGGGCCGCGCGGGCAGCATGCGCGCCGCGGTCTTCGGGATCAACGACGGTCTGGTGTCGAACTTCAGCCTGGTGATGGGCTTCGCCGGCGCCGAGGCGAGCCCGGAGTACATCGTGCTCGCGGGGGTCGCCGGGCTCCTCGCCGGCTCGTTTTCCATGGCCGCGGGCGAGTACGTCTCCGTCCGGGCGCAGCGGGAGCTGTTCGAGCAGCAGATCGCGATGGAAAAGCAGGAGCTGGAGATGTCGCCGAAGGAGGAGGAAGAGGAGCTGTCGCTGATCTATCAGGCCAAGGGCATTCCGGAAAAGGAAGCGGCGCTCATGGCGCGGCGCATCATCCAGAATCCCGAGACCGCGGTGGACACGCTGGCGCGCGAGGAGCTCGGTCTGGATCCGTCCGAGCTCGGCTCGCCGTGGGCCGCGGCCGCCAGCTCGTTTCTCGCCTTCGTGGTCGGCGCGGCCTTTCCGGTGCTGCCGTATCTGTTCCTTTCCGGCTTCGGAGCCTGGGTCGCCAGCACGCTGCTCAGCTGTCTCGCCCTGTTCGGCGTCGGGGCGCTGGTCTCGATTTTCACCGCCCGCGGACCCTTGGTGAGCGGCATGCGCACCCTCGCCATCGGCCTGCTCGCCTCCGCGGTCACCTACAGCGTCGGCCGGCTCCTCGGCGTGTCCGCGGTCGGATAG
- the ilvA gene encoding threonine ammonia-lyase, translating to MVTLQDIREAHERIRSRIYLSPLPHSETVSNMAGARVYFKLENLQMTGSFKERGALNRLLTLPPEEAARGVIAASAGNHGMAVAFHSRRLNIAATIVMPVQAPLIKVTWVRRFGARTVLHGTDYESAFAEARRLSAEGGPAFIHAFDDPRVIAGQGTIGLELYDQNPDLDAVLVPVGGGGLIAGIAVALKTLSPKIRVIGVQAEALPSMKAALREGRVVRIDPGTTIADGIAVRAVGELTLPLVQKYVDDVVTVSEGEIANAVLVLLEIEKTVAEGAAAVPLAALLNRRVDLRGKQVALLVSGGNIDMNLISRIIEKGLIRDGRLCRFSVVLSDRPGSLARLTRTIAEAGANILQIGHSRGFGQVAIGETEVELTLETTGPEHIEQLRAALGAEGFRFKIEQ from the coding sequence GTGGTGACGCTCCAGGACATTCGCGAGGCGCACGAGCGGATTCGCTCGCGCATCTACCTCTCCCCGCTCCCCCACTCGGAGACGGTGAGCAACATGGCGGGAGCCCGGGTCTACTTCAAGCTCGAAAACCTCCAGATGACCGGCTCCTTCAAGGAAAGAGGAGCGCTCAACAGGCTCCTCACGCTCCCTCCCGAGGAGGCCGCCCGCGGGGTGATCGCGGCGAGCGCCGGCAATCACGGCATGGCCGTCGCCTTCCACAGCAGGCGGTTGAACATCGCGGCGACCATCGTCATGCCCGTGCAGGCGCCCCTCATCAAGGTGACCTGGGTCCGCCGTTTCGGCGCCCGGACGGTGCTGCACGGCACCGACTACGAGTCCGCCTTCGCCGAAGCACGCCGGCTGAGCGCGGAAGGCGGGCCGGCGTTCATCCATGCCTTCGACGACCCGCGCGTGATCGCGGGGCAGGGAACGATCGGCCTCGAGCTTTACGACCAGAACCCCGACCTCGACGCCGTGCTCGTCCCGGTGGGGGGCGGCGGCCTGATCGCGGGCATCGCCGTCGCGCTGAAGACGCTCAGCCCGAAGATTCGCGTGATCGGCGTTCAGGCCGAGGCGCTCCCGTCGATGAAGGCGGCGCTGCGGGAAGGCCGGGTCGTCCGGATCGATCCCGGGACGACGATCGCCGACGGCATCGCGGTGCGCGCCGTGGGCGAGCTCACGCTGCCGCTCGTGCAGAAGTACGTCGACGACGTGGTCACGGTGAGCGAAGGCGAGATCGCCAACGCGGTCCTGGTGCTGCTGGAGATCGAGAAGACCGTCGCCGAGGGCGCGGCCGCCGTGCCGCTGGCGGCGCTGCTCAACCGCAGGGTCGATTTGCGCGGCAAGCAGGTCGCGCTCCTCGTCTCGGGCGGCAACATCGACATGAACCTCATCTCCCGAATCATCGAGAAAGGGCTCATCCGCGACGGGCGGCTGTGCCGGTTCTCCGTGGTTCTTTCGGACCGCCCCGGGAGCCTCGCCCGGCTCACCCGGACCATCGCCGAAGCGGGAGCCAACATCCTCCAGATCGGCCATTCCCGCGGGTTCGGACAGGTGGCGATCGGCGAAACCGAGGTCGAGCTGACGCTCGAAACCACCGGCCCCGAGCACATCGAGCAGTTGCGTGCCGCTCTCGGCGCCGAAGGCTTCAGGTTCAAGATCGAGCAATAG
- a CDS encoding BCAM0308 family protein, protein MRSPKRYNTAYKKKVDVDRDTYLPRLAPKGTFRCGGCGAYYYRRRWSLIPPAGSAGPIPVNRKYCPACRKTKERYPNGELHLLNVEAADRGEILNILKNEQERAQQKNPLERIMNMEQAASGWKVETTTEKLAQRLGRAIRKAKGGRLAYKWSHNNKFVRVFWEKPSD, encoded by the coding sequence ATGAGATCGCCCAAGAGGTACAATACCGCATACAAGAAAAAGGTTGACGTCGATCGCGACACTTACCTACCGCGCCTTGCGCCCAAGGGGACGTTCCGGTGCGGCGGATGCGGGGCTTATTACTACCGGCGCCGCTGGAGCTTGATCCCCCCGGCGGGCTCCGCCGGGCCGATCCCGGTCAACCGCAAATACTGTCCGGCGTGTCGCAAGACGAAAGAGAGATATCCGAACGGGGAGCTCCACCTGCTCAACGTGGAGGCGGCCGACCGCGGCGAGATCCTCAACATTCTCAAAAACGAGCAGGAGAGGGCGCAGCAAAAGAATCCGCTGGAGCGGATCATGAACATGGAGCAGGCCGCATCCGGCTGGAAGGTGGAAACCACGACGGAAAAGCTCGCGCAGAGGCTCGGGCGCGCCATCCGCAAGGCGAAGGGCGGCAGGCTCGCCTACAAATGGTCGCACAACAATAAATTCGTGCGCGTTTTCTGGGAAAAGCCATCCGATTGA
- a CDS encoding zf-TFIIB domain-containing protein codes for MADEKDKFGETMKLVERAKEDIYFAERDRELIERLRAQLKKVESAAVFRCPKCPGTLDSYTFHGLLLDRCRDCGGVWMDKGELESLVRKIGRGPLGEWIDKLTGKQ; via the coding sequence ATGGCCGACGAAAAGGACAAGTTTGGCGAGACGATGAAGCTCGTCGAGCGGGCGAAGGAAGATATCTATTTCGCGGAACGCGACCGGGAGCTGATCGAGAGGCTCAGGGCGCAACTCAAGAAGGTGGAATCGGCCGCCGTCTTTCGTTGCCCGAAGTGTCCGGGAACTCTGGACAGCTACACGTTCCACGGCCTGCTTCTCGATCGGTGCCGCGACTGCGGCGGCGTCTGGATGGACAAAGGGGAGCTCGAATCCCTCGTCAGGAAGATCGGTCGCGGTCCGCTGGGAGAATGGATCGACAAGCTGACGGGCAAGCAGTAG
- a CDS encoding universal stress protein — MRKVAKILAPTDFSELGWAGVRCAFETAKSQGAEVLVYHVIAVGDGLFSRDDESNPGLALVPEEQRRLEAYIEEHFSGYRPAVRIRAVVEPGSPPRRIVEKATEEKADLIVMSTHGRTGLNHILLGSVAEKVLSAAPCPLLVIPRAAAGGSPMV; from the coding sequence ATGCGCAAGGTCGCAAAGATTCTGGCGCCTACCGACTTTTCCGAGCTCGGCTGGGCAGGGGTGCGCTGCGCCTTCGAAACGGCGAAGTCGCAAGGGGCCGAGGTGCTGGTCTACCACGTCATTGCGGTCGGCGACGGTCTTTTCTCCAGGGACGACGAATCCAACCCGGGTCTCGCGCTGGTGCCCGAAGAGCAGCGCCGGCTGGAAGCCTACATCGAAGAGCATTTTTCGGGTTATCGCCCCGCGGTGAGGATTCGCGCGGTCGTCGAGCCGGGGAGCCCGCCCAGGCGGATCGTCGAGAAGGCCACCGAGGAAAAGGCCGACCTGATCGTCATGTCAACGCACGGCCGAACCGGGCTGAATCATATCCTGCTCGGGAGCGTCGCGGAAAAGGTGCTTTCCGCCGCGCCCTGCCCGCTCCTGGTGATCCCGCGTGCGGCCGCTGGAGGCTCGCCGATGGTCTGA